The Arachis duranensis cultivar V14167 chromosome 2, aradu.V14167.gnm2.J7QH, whole genome shotgun sequence genome has a window encoding:
- the LOC107473186 gene encoding actin-related protein 2/3 complex subunit 5A, which translates to MAKAERFVEADNAEAIITRIEHKSRKIESLLKQYKPVEALKTALEGTYAMTGDERCKSAHWIVVHRAIMAIKDVDGMLSSLDPEYYDILMKYLYRGLATGDRPTCDQCLRIHEKLTEKAGLGCILRFLTDTVNTV; encoded by the exons ATGGCAAAAGCTGAAAGGTTCGTGGAAGCGGATAATGCAGAAGCTATTATTACCAGAATTGAACACAAATCCCGCAAGATCGAAAGCTTACTCAAGCA GTATAAACCTGTGGAAGCACTTAAAACTGCTCTGGAAGGCACGTATGCCATGACTGGTGATGAGCGTTGCAAG TCAGCACACTGGATTGTGGTACATAGGGCTATAATGGCTATAAAGGATGTGGATGGGATGCTTTCTTCATTGGATCCTGAGTACTATGATATACTAATGAA GTACTTATATAGAGGCTTAGCTACCGGAGATCGTCCCACATGTGACCAATGTCTCCGGATTCATGAAAAGTTGACAGAGAAAGCAGGACTCGGTTGCATTCTACGCTTCCTAACTGATACTGTAAATACTGTTTGA
- the LOC107473185 gene encoding homeobox-leucine zipper protein HAT3 — protein sequence MATPDEKEKMSLGLSLSLGLFGDNNNNNNNNNKNKEQEALKLNLIQKPLPQSFPNHRLSFNNLFPFHDLSSDTRLFLRGIDVNSAPTFTAATAATAACEDENGVSSPNSTVSSISGKRSEREPNGNDENEAAERASYSRGSDEEDGGGIGGDADGDSSRKKLRLSKEQAVVLEETFKEYNTLNPKQKQALAKQLNLRPRQVEVWFQNRRARTKLKQTEVDCEYLKRCCENLTEENRRLQKEVQELRALKLSPQLYMHMNPPTTLTMCPSCERVAVSSTGSSSSSATMQSAPASASQNQMGPNVQRPVPVNPWGAMSLQRRPIETPTTRP from the exons ATGGCTACTCCCGATGAGAAAGAGAAGATGAGTTTGGGTTTGAGTCTCAGCTTAGGATTATTtggagataataataataataataacaataataataagaacaaagaGCAAGAAGCTTTGAAGCTCAATCTCATCCAGAAGCCTCTACCTCAATCATTTCCAAACCATAGGCTTTCCTTCAACAACTTGTTTCCTTTTCATG ATCTGAGCTCCGACACGAGGTTGTTCCTTCGCGGAATAGACGTTAATTCGGCGCCGACGTTTACCGCGGCGACGGCGGCGACGGCGGCATGTGAAGACGAGAACGGCGTCTCGTCGCCGAACAGCACGGTGTCGAGCATCAGCGGTAAGCGGAGCGAGAGGGAACCCAACGGAAACGACGAGAACGAAGCCGCAGAGAGAGCCTCGTATTCTCGAGGGAGCGACGAAGAAGACGGCGGCGGAATCGGCGGCGATGCCGACGGGGATAGTTCGAGAAAGAAGCTGCGGTTGTCCAAGGAGCAGGCGGTGGTTCTGGAAGAGACCTTCAAGGAGTACAACACTCTCAACCCG AAACAAAAGCAAGCATTGGCAAAGCAGTTGAATCTGAGGCCTAGACAGGTGGAGGTGTGGTTTCAGAACAGAAGAGCAAG GACCAAATTGAAGCAAACTGAAGTTGATTGTGAATACTTGAAAAGATGTTGTGAGAATCTAACTGAAGAGAATAGGAGGTTGCAAAAGGAAGTGCAAGAGCTCAGAGCATTGAAGTTATCACCACAACTTTACATGCACATGAACCCTCCCACCACCCTTACAATGTGCCCTTCATGTGAGCGTGTAGCCGTCTCGTCCACCGGATCCTCCTCCTCGTCGGCCACCATGCAATCCGCCCCTGCCTCAGCTAGTCAAAACCAAATGGGCCCTAACGTTCAGCGGCCGGTTCCTGTCAATCCATGGGGAGCAATGTCACTTCAACGCCGGCCGATCGAGACCCCGACTACCCGGCCATAA
- the LOC107473184 gene encoding transcription termination factor MTEF18, mitochondrial encodes MNTMMQGEGEVENIPHCTMLFLHRRLCTTATRTLVPNLSKVPSKYKNLALSQAQKILTDYLHSTRSIPYAFADQIAANSHTSLSNLIAKVRFSAPSFSHTLNKFLRYNPINEFEFFFESIGIKYSQVPNLLPPHKFFFSEDGSILDAACVLYEFGFPWDKLGLLYVERCSVFRCNTDELKGRLCVLKSYGFCSVQVIGICLAFPFVFGEQGGVLEAEIDGLLADLKLVFLDFDLAGCVEGNADSWYEVCRKIRVFYNSNGEKGKMGELIGRYKNVILEHGEEELMQNAEYFSRFGVKKEEVARLILHDSELLNFDFETPVINVLKLLKHFGMSSKDLEDVQQNYAHALGTIKMVNLPNVMRALGLSKWFFNRIKDGKHQLLLTYVTSFPNEDQDKGYQDGLKAIRASRTRVHTMNKLNFLHALGFGETALTMAVLTYLNGTSSELQERFDCLLHLGIEFSKLSKIVAIRPKVLSQHPKIIEKKIKFLYEEMGSSVELLDTFPAFLCFDLEKRIKPRFRFYMWMIEKGYCAKNFSMATMIATSDKNFVPHAFRIHPAAPKHWFEQFYLRKLPE; translated from the coding sequence ATGAATACAATGATGCAAGGGGAAGGAGAAGTGGAAAACATTCCGCACTGTACGATGTTGTTCCTTCACCGCCGTCTATGCACCACCGCCACCAGAACACTGGTCCCAAACCTCTCAAAGGTTCCTTCAAAGTACAAGAACCTTGCTCTCTCTCAAGCCCAGAAGATCCTCACTGATTACCTTCATTCCACAAGGTCCATCCCTTATGCCTTTGCTGATCAGATTGCTGCTAATTCTCACACTTCTCTCTCCAACCTCATTGCAAAGGTGCGATTTTCAGCTCCGTCTTTCTCCCACACCCTCAACAAGTTCCTCAGGTACAACCCCATCAATGAATTTGAGTTCTTTTTTGAAAGCATTGGCATAAAGTATAGTCAAGTTCCTAACTTGTTGCCACCCCATaagtttttcttctctgaagATGGCTCCATTTTGGATGCTGCTTGTGTGCTCTATGAATTTGGGTTCCCTTGGGATAAGCTTGGTTTGCTTTATGTGGAACGTTGTTCTGTGTTTAGGTGTAATACTGATGAGTTGAAGGGCAGGCTGTGTGTgctgaaaagttatggtttttgCAGTGTTCAGGTCATTGGGATATGTTTGGCTTTCCCTTTTGTTTTTGGTGAGCAGGGAGGAGTGTTGGAAGCTGAGATTGATGGGCTACTTGCTGATCTCAAGTTGGTTTTTCTGGATTTTGATTTGGCAGGGTGTGTTGAGGGGAATGCAGATTCTTGGTATGAGGTATGTAGGAAAATTCGGGTTTTTTACAATTCCAATGGTGAGAAGGGTAAGATGGGGGAACTCATTGGAAGGTATAAGAATGTGATTCTTGAGCATGGAGAAGAGGAGTTGATGCAGAACGCTGAGTATTTTTCTAGGTTTGGTGTCAAGAAGGAGGAAGTAGCTCGATTGATCCTACATGACTCGGAattgttgaattttgatttcGAAACGCCGGTGATCAATGTATTGAAGCTGTTGAAACACTTTGGCATGAGCTCCAAGGATCTTGAGGATGTCCAGCAAAACTATGCTCATGCATTGGGAACAATAAAAATGGTTAATTTGCCTAATGTAATGAGGGCTTTGGGTTTAAGTAAGTGGTTCTTTAATAGGATAAAGGATGGGAAGCATCAACTCTTACTGACTTATGTCACAAGCTTTCCCAATGAAGACCAAGATAAAGGATATCAAGATGGTTTAAAGGCGATTCGTGCTTCGAGAACCCGAGTTCACACCATGAATAAACTGAATTTCTTGCATGCCTTAGGCTTTGGAGAAACTGCTTTGACCATGGCTGTCCTAACTTACTTGAATGGGACTAGCAGCGAGTTACAGGAACGATTCGATTGCCTTCTTCATTTAGGGATTGAATTCTCAAAGCTCTCCAAGATAGTTGCAATTCGACCTAAGGTTCTAAGCCAACACCCGAAAATCATTGAGAAAAAGATTAAGTTCCTCTATGAGGAAATGGGATCCTCTGTGGAGCTTTTGGACACTTTTCCAGCATTCTTATGTTTTGACTTGGAAAAGCGCATTAAACCTAGGTTCAGATTCTATATGTGGATGATAGAAAAGGGTTATTGTGCCAAAAACTTTTCTATGGCAACCATGATTGCGACCAGCGACAAGAACTTTGTTCCTCATGCTTTTCGTATCCACCCAGCTGCTCCGAAACATTGGTTTGAGCAATTCTATCTCCGCAAATTGCCGGAATGA